In a genomic window of Roseiflexus castenholzii DSM 13941:
- a CDS encoding protein phosphatase 2C domain-containing protein: MSTSTASFDIDARTDRGRQRSNNQDSIGRADQWTTDRHQPIDRALRERYGRLYIVADGVGGNADGADASRMVVDEVMRVFYFDPAGVLPEEPVERLRAAIEHANNRVHAEAQRRRNNMASTIVAALIHNDTLTIANVGDSPAFLCRNGQSPQRLTKAHIRREADGSTALAQAMGDPRVYPAVFSLPLQQGDAVVLCSDGLTDLVQPTEIAEIVNGKTASAATRALIALANRRGGHDNISAIVVRNAPPPVSSVSPHMSKRLRLLIISLPVAILLAVFVIALPFLNPLPDTGGGAVRPTAAAQNLVIPGSHNNPSDLAQLPTVTLGALPTATDTPTPAPTRQARPTMRPTLISATPVTTTVVTEVSSADNPSPTQTPELKMPNVIGKSRSDAEQIIKDVLKVAPVIEEVRDDSATPSDHVVATEPRPGEPVRSGVPIKLRIKSRSSSAPPDHNPAPNNPPSAPDKPPSPPDNPPAPSATPTPGLSAPAPSLTPTKSPGPSATPTTPSPGPSPDNSGGSGGTGGTGGSGGTGGSDGGSGGTGGGSGGTGGSGGTGGSGGTGGSGGTGGSDGGSGGTGGSGGTGGSGGSGGTGGSGGTGGSDGGSGGTGGSDGGSGGSGGSGGSGGSGGSGGTGGTGGSGGSGGSDGGSGGTGGSDGGSGGTGGSDGGSGGTGGGSGGTGGTGGSGGTGGGSGN; the protein is encoded by the coding sequence GCAACGCCGATGGCGCCGATGCCAGCCGTATGGTTGTGGATGAAGTGATGCGCGTGTTCTATTTCGATCCCGCCGGTGTGTTGCCCGAAGAACCGGTTGAACGTCTGCGTGCCGCTATTGAACACGCCAACAACAGGGTGCATGCTGAAGCGCAACGTCGCCGCAACAACATGGCATCAACTATCGTTGCTGCTCTGATCCACAACGATACCCTGACCATTGCCAATGTCGGCGACAGTCCGGCATTCCTGTGTCGCAATGGACAGTCGCCCCAACGATTGACGAAAGCGCATATTCGTCGGGAAGCAGACGGTAGCACTGCGCTGGCGCAGGCGATGGGCGATCCGCGCGTGTATCCGGCAGTCTTCTCTTTGCCGTTGCAGCAGGGTGATGCAGTGGTGCTCTGTTCCGACGGATTGACCGATCTGGTGCAGCCCACAGAGATTGCCGAGATCGTGAACGGCAAAACTGCCAGCGCCGCCACGCGCGCCCTGATTGCTCTGGCGAACCGTCGCGGCGGGCACGATAATATCAGCGCAATTGTGGTGCGAAATGCTCCGCCGCCGGTGTCATCCGTATCGCCACATATGAGCAAACGACTGCGCTTGCTGATCATCAGCCTGCCGGTCGCTATCCTGCTTGCTGTGTTTGTCATTGCCCTTCCCTTCTTGAACCCACTGCCCGATACCGGTGGCGGAGCAGTGCGCCCAACCGCAGCAGCCCAGAACCTTGTTATTCCCGGCAGTCATAACAACCCGTCGGATCTCGCTCAATTGCCGACGGTAACCCTGGGTGCTCTGCCAACCGCCACCGACACGCCGACTCCCGCCCCTACCCGGCAGGCGCGTCCAACCATGCGCCCAACTCTCATCAGTGCTACACCTGTAACAACAACTGTAGTAACAGAAGTAAGCAGCGCCGATAATCCGTCGCCGACTCAAACGCCTGAATTGAAAATGCCGAACGTTATCGGCAAATCGCGTAGCGATGCGGAACAGATTATCAAGGATGTTCTCAAAGTCGCGCCTGTTATCGAAGAGGTTCGAGACGATAGTGCAACGCCGTCTGATCATGTGGTTGCAACCGAACCGAGGCCGGGTGAGCCGGTTCGTTCGGGAGTCCCCATCAAGCTGAGGATTAAGAGTCGCTCATCGTCTGCGCCGCCTGACCATAATCCGGCGCCGAACAATCCGCCTTCTGCTCCCGACAAACCGCCATCTCCGCCAGACAATCCGCCGGCGCCGTCTGCGACGCCAACGCCGGGGTTGTCAGCGCCCGCTCCGTCGCTCACGCCTACCAAATCGCCAGGTCCATCGGCAACGCCAACAACACCTTCACCCGGACCTTCACCCGACAATTCGGGCGGCTCCGGCGGTACGGGCGGTACGGGCGGCTCCGGCGGTACGGGCGGTTCTGATGGCGGCTCCGGCGGTACGGGCGGCGGCTCCGGCGGTACGGGCGGCTCTGGCGGTACGGGCGGCTCCGGCGGTACGGGCGGTTCGGGCGGTACGGGCGGTTCTGATGGCGGCTCCGGCGGTACGGGCGGTTCGGGCGGTACGGGCGGTTCGGGCGGCTCCGGCGGTACGGGCGGCTCCGGCGGTACGGGCGGTTCTGATGGCGGCTCCGGCGGTACGGGCGGTTCTGATGGCGGCTCCGGCGGTTCGGGCGGTTCGGGCGGTTCGGGCGGTTCGGGCGGCTCCGGCGGTACGGGCGGTACGGGCGGCTCCGGCGGTTCGGGCGGTTCTGATGGCGGCTCCGGCGGTACGGGCGGTTCTGATGGCGGCTCCGGCGGTACGGGCGGTTCTGATGGCGGCTCCGGCGGTACGGGCGGCGGCTCCGGCGGTACGGGCGGTACGGGCGGCTCCGGCGGTACGGGCGGCGGGTCTGGCAACTGA
- a CDS encoding ubiquitin family protein — protein MAQQSYTLHLEAGRSMPVELSTDEPIYRLIDRLVQEHRLPSTDQHGRRVQYALYADHTRRLSREMSLRQAGYDQGGNLYLANVDAPWWEQTPALTRRLSHQSETKQDNRLRLYALLGGVFVVLTIGIVATLILFSVRRSPQVAQQPTLTVKSDMLVERSPTSTLAPLPMSAATAATATDGLPATATLAPLPTTAATATLASLPTAAATAATARDGLPATATLAPLPTAAATAASAPPSTLTVAALPTTAASPAQPFAVFPTATLVNLDADAVTVVGVKREYLDRGKRLFFQGRTSFGAYLWNEPELRTRLPASQGNVVISNGDRVAILSQENGAVHVRILTNALDPADPKVIGATGYLPRWLVFDEGVPPPAPTATPNPGKLFVYKLNEDDQPGCISMRIVRTNASGWSFVVDGTNLRGRFDNAGNARLCGLGADQEVTISVLDRNGRIIPGGRSVPSKGRAIMIGEWRQ, from the coding sequence ATGGCACAGCAGTCATACACCCTTCATCTTGAGGCCGGACGGTCAATGCCTGTCGAACTGTCAACAGACGAACCGATCTATCGTCTTATTGACCGGTTAGTGCAGGAGCACAGGTTGCCGTCGACTGACCAGCATGGACGACGTGTCCAGTACGCACTCTACGCCGATCATACCCGCCGCCTGAGCCGCGAAATGTCGCTGCGGCAGGCGGGATACGATCAGGGTGGCAATCTCTATCTGGCGAATGTTGATGCTCCCTGGTGGGAACAGACCCCTGCTCTCACTCGGCGGCTATCGCATCAGTCAGAGACAAAGCAGGACAACCGTCTCCGGCTTTACGCGCTCCTCGGCGGCGTGTTCGTCGTGCTGACCATCGGCATCGTTGCAACGCTGATCCTGTTCAGTGTCCGTCGATCCCCACAAGTGGCGCAACAGCCGACGCTGACGGTAAAGTCTGACATGCTCGTTGAGCGATCACCAACGTCCACGCTGGCGCCGTTGCCAATGTCTGCGGCTACCGCTGCCACGGCAACGGATGGATTGCCTGCTACCGCAACACTGGCGCCGCTGCCAACGACTGCGGCTACCGCAACGCTGGCGTCGTTGCCAACGGCTGCGGCTACCGCTGCCACGGCAAGGGATGGGTTGCCTGCTACCGCAACGCTGGCGCCGCTGCCAACGGCTGCGGCTACCGCAGCGTCGGCGCCGCCATCAACGTTGACAGTGGCGGCGTTGCCCACGACAGCGGCTTCGCCGGCACAACCGTTTGCTGTGTTCCCGACAGCAACACTCGTCAACTTGGACGCGGATGCCGTGACCGTCGTCGGGGTCAAACGCGAGTATCTTGATCGGGGTAAACGGCTGTTCTTTCAGGGACGCACCAGTTTCGGCGCATATTTATGGAATGAACCGGAGTTGCGCACCCGATTGCCTGCCAGTCAGGGCAATGTTGTCATCAGTAATGGCGACCGTGTTGCAATTCTGAGCCAGGAAAACGGCGCCGTTCACGTGCGTATTCTCACCAATGCGCTCGATCCTGCCGATCCAAAGGTCATCGGCGCGACCGGCTACTTGCCGCGATGGTTAGTTTTCGATGAGGGTGTGCCGCCGCCTGCGCCAACCGCAACGCCGAACCCCGGTAAACTGTTCGTTTACAAGTTGAACGAAGATGATCAGCCCGGATGTATTTCGATGCGCATCGTTCGGACCAATGCGAGCGGATGGAGTTTTGTTGTCGATGGCACGAACTTGAGAGGGCGATTCGATAACGCCGGCAATGCCCGTCTCTGCGGGCTTGGCGCCGATCAGGAAGTGACCATCAGCGTGCTTGATCGT